TAGTCCAGCGCGCTAGCGCGTTGAGACTTTGGGATATGAAGCGCATATACAGTACCAAATAATAATTTTTGTAATAGAATATCAAGGATTCACTGGACTGACCATGGTCCAGTGAGTCCTTGCGTGGTGTCGCCTACAGCCAAGTTATGATGTTTGAGGTGCCACCAATATGAAACCAAAGCACGCTACACGTTGTTTTAGTATAGCCAAGGCCGGTTTAAACACAGTTATTTATTAGGACGTTAGCCTTTGAGTGAACTTTAATTAGGGGCTTGGTCTAGGTGTCGTTATAGTGCTGAGTTTGGCGAAAAAACCAGATATCGCAATGCGACAAATTTATTGTATTTAATTGTTGCATTTATCACCAGTATCATTATAATGTGCGAACTTTCTCGGCTTCTGGCCGTTGAAAGTATAAATGAAAGTCTGGATTTCAGACTATTAAACAGGAACTCCGATTTGGAGTTCGATGGTAGAAATAAAAGAACAACCGACTTCTTAGGTATTTTAAGATAGTTTCGGCGGTTTTTTTATGCTCTTTTTAAATGCTCTTTTAATTGAGGTTTAAGAATGTCAAATCAACGCATTCGTATTCGCCTAAAAGCTTTTGACCACCGTTTGATTGACCAATCAACGGCGGAAATCGTGGAAACTGCGAAGCGCACTGGTGCTCAGGTACGTGGTCCAATCCCACTACCTACACGTTTTGAGCGTTTCACTGTATTGATCTCTCCGCACGTAAACAAAGACGCGCGTGATCAGTATGAAATCCGCACCCATAAACGTCTGATCGACATCGTAGAACCAACTGACAAGACTGTAGACGCTCTAATGCGCCTAGACCTTGCTGCTGGTGTTGATGTTCAAATCAGCCTGGGTTAATCGAAAGATTAGAGAGGTTTTAGGAAAATGGCATTAGGTCTAGTCGGTCGTAAAGTGGGTATGACACGTATCTTCACTGAAGATGGTGTATCTATCCCTGTGACAGTTATCGAAGCGACTCCTAACCGTGTAACTCAGATCAAATCTGACGCTACAGACGGTTATAACGCGCTTCAAGTTACTGCAGGCGAGAAAAAAGCAAGCCGTGTAAACAAACCAGCAGCGGGTCACTTCGCAAAAGCTGGCGTTGAAGCGGGTCGTGGCCTGTGGGAATTCCGTCTTAACGGCGGAGAAGGTGAGTTTGAAGTAGGTTCAGAACTAACTGTTGAACTTTTCACTGAAGTGAAAAAAGTAGACGTTACTGGTACTTCAAAAGGTAAAGGTTTCCAAGGTGGTGTTAAGCGCTGGAACTTCAGCATGCAAGACGCTACACACGGTAACTCTCTATCTCACCGTGCTCCTGGTTCAATCGGTCAAAACCAGTCTCCTGGTAAAGTTTTCAAAGGTAAGAAAATGGCCGGTCAAATGGGTAATGTTCGTTCTACGACACAGAACCTTGAACTAGTTCGTGTTGACGCTGAGCGTAACCTGCTTTTAGTTAAAGGTGCAGTACCTGGCGCTATCGGCGGCGACGTTATCGTTAAACCTGCTGTTAAAGCATAAGTCCTGGAGATTTAGTGATGGAATTAGCAATTAAAGGCGCTGGTGCGCTTGAAGTTTCCGAAGCTACTTTTGGACGTGAGTTTAACGAAGCATTAGTACACCAAGTAGTTGTTGCTTACGCAGCAGGTGCTCGTCAAGGTACTAAAGCTCAGAAGACGCGTTCTGAAGTACGTGGTGGTGGTAAGAAACCATTCCGCCAAAAAGGTACTGGCCGTGCACGTGCTGGTACAATCCGCAGCCCAATCTGGCGCAGCGGTGGTGTGAGCTTTGCAGCTAAGCCGCAAGATCACAGCCAAAAAGTTAACCGTAAGATGTATCGCGGTGCGATCAAGAGCATCTTATCTGAACTAGTTCGTCAAGAGCGTCTTATTGTTGTTGAAAACTTCGGTTTAGAAGCACCTAAGACTAAAGAACTAGTAGCTAAGCTTAAAGAGCTTGAGCTAAAAGACGTATTAATTGTGACTGAAGAAGTAGATGAGAATCTATTCCTTTCATCGCGTAACCTGTACAAGGTTGATACTCGTGACGTAGCTGGCATCGACCCAGTAAGCCTAATCGCTTTCGATAAGGTTCTAATTACTGCAGGTGCTGTGAAGCAACTTGAGGAGTCATTAGCATGATCAGTGAAGAACGTCTTTTAAAAGTAATTCTTGCTCCACACATCTCTGAGAAAAGCACAATCTCTGCTGAAGCGAACAACACTATTGTGTTCAAAGTAGCAAAAGATGCAAACAAAGCTGAAGTTAAAGCAGCTGTTGAAAAGCTTTTTGAAGTAGAAGTAACTGGTGTTCGCACTCTAAATGTTAAGGGTAAAACAAAGCGTACAGGCATGCGTTTCGGCCGTCGTTCAGACTGGAAGAAAGCCTACGTTACTCTTAAAGAAGGCAGCGAGCTAGACTTTGTCGGCGGCGCCGAGTAATAAGGGGAGTTAGAATTATGGCACTTCAAAAGTGTAAACCAACTTCTGCGGGTCGTCGTCACGTCGTTAAAGTGGTTAACCCTGATCTACACAAGGGTAAGCCATACGCTCCGCTACTAGAGAAGAACTCTAAATCAGGTGGTCGTAACAACAACGGTCGTATCACGGTTCGTCACATCGGTGGTGGTCACAAGCATCACTATCGTGTAATCGACTTTAAACGCACTAAAGATGGCATTCCAGCTGTTGTTGAGCGTCTAGAGTATGATCCAAACCGTAGCGCAAACATCGCTCTTGTATTATATGCAGACGGTGAGCGTCGTTACATCATCGCACCTAAAGGTGTTAAAGCAGGTGATGCAATCCAGTCTGGTGTTGATGCACCAATCAAAGCTGGTAACACATTACCAATGCGTAACATCCCAG
This genomic window from Pseudoalteromonas luteoviolacea contains:
- the rpsJ gene encoding 30S ribosomal protein S10, producing the protein MSNQRIRIRLKAFDHRLIDQSTAEIVETAKRTGAQVRGPIPLPTRFERFTVLISPHVNKDARDQYEIRTHKRLIDIVEPTDKTVDALMRLDLAAGVDVQISLG
- the rplC gene encoding 50S ribosomal protein L3: MALGLVGRKVGMTRIFTEDGVSIPVTVIEATPNRVTQIKSDATDGYNALQVTAGEKKASRVNKPAAGHFAKAGVEAGRGLWEFRLNGGEGEFEVGSELTVELFTEVKKVDVTGTSKGKGFQGGVKRWNFSMQDATHGNSLSHRAPGSIGQNQSPGKVFKGKKMAGQMGNVRSTTQNLELVRVDAERNLLLVKGAVPGAIGGDVIVKPAVKA
- the rplD gene encoding 50S ribosomal protein L4, translating into MELAIKGAGALEVSEATFGREFNEALVHQVVVAYAAGARQGTKAQKTRSEVRGGGKKPFRQKGTGRARAGTIRSPIWRSGGVSFAAKPQDHSQKVNRKMYRGAIKSILSELVRQERLIVVENFGLEAPKTKELVAKLKELELKDVLIVTEEVDENLFLSSRNLYKVDTRDVAGIDPVSLIAFDKVLITAGAVKQLEESLA
- the rplW gene encoding 50S ribosomal protein L23, which codes for MISEERLLKVILAPHISEKSTISAEANNTIVFKVAKDANKAEVKAAVEKLFEVEVTGVRTLNVKGKTKRTGMRFGRRSDWKKAYVTLKEGSELDFVGGAE